From Ictidomys tridecemlineatus isolate mIctTri1 chromosome 2, mIctTri1.hap1, whole genome shotgun sequence, the proteins below share one genomic window:
- the Mkrn1 gene encoding E3 ubiquitin-protein ligase makorin-1 isoform X2 gives MHGVCKEGDNCRYSHDLSDSPYGVVCKYFQRGYCIYGDRCRYEHSKPLKQEEATATDLIAEPTLAASSSLSSVVGPLVEMNTGEAESRNSNYPTVGAGSEDWVNAIEFVPGQPYCGRTAPSCTEAPLQGSVTKEESEKEQTAVETKKQLCPYAAVGECRYGENCVYLHGDSCDMCGLQVLHPMDAAQRSQHIKSCIEAHEKDMELSFAVQRSKDMVCGICMEVVYEKANPSERRFGILSNCNHTYCLKCIRKWRSAKQFESKIIKSCPECRITSNFVIPSEYWVEEKEEKQKLIQKYKEAMSNKACRYFDEGRGSCPFGGNCFYKHAYPDGRREEPQRQKVGTSSRYRAQRRNHFWELIEERENSNPFDNDEEEVVTFELGEMLLMLLAAGGDDELTDSEDEWDLFHDELEDFYDLDL, from the exons ATATGAACATAGCAAGCCATTGAAACAGGAAGAAGCGACTGCTACAGATCTAATTGCAGAACCTACCCTTGCTGCTTCCTCAAGTCTCTCATCCGTGGTTGGACCGCTTGTCGAAATGAATACAGGCGAAGCTGAGTCAAGAAATTCAAACTATCCAACAGTAGGAGCAGGTTCAGAGGACTGGGTGAATGCCATTGAGTTTGTTCCTGGGCAGCCCTACTGTGGACGTA CTGCCCCTTCCTGCACTGAAGCACCCCTGCAGGGCTCAGTGACCAAGGAAGAATCAGAGAAAGAGCAAACTGCAGTGGAAACTAAGAAGCAGCTTTGCCCCTATGCTGCAGTGGGAGAGTGCCGCTATGGGGAGAACTGTGTGTATCTCCACGGAGACTCGTGTGACATGTGTGGGCTGCAAGTCCTCCACCCGATGGATGCAGCCCAGAGGTCACAGCACATCAAA TCTTGCATTGAGGCCCACGAGAAGGACATGGAGCTGTCTTTTGCTGTGCAGCGCAGCAAGGACATGGTGTGTGGGatctgcatggaggtggtctaTGAGAAAGCCAACCCCAGCGAGCGCCGCTTTGGGATCCTCTCCAACTGCAACCACACCTACTGTCTCAAGTGTATTCGCAAGTGGAGGAGTGCTAAGCAATTTGAGAGCAAGATCATAAA GTCCTGCCCAGAATGCCGGATCACATCTAACTTTGTCATTCCAAGTGAGTACTgggtggaagagaaagaagagaagcagaaactCATTCAGAAATACAAGGAGGCAATGAG CAACAAGGCGTGCAGGTATTTTGATGAAGGACGTGGGAGCTGTCCATTTGGAGGGAACTGTTTTTACAAGCATGCGTACCCTGATGGCCGTAGAGAGGagccacagagacagaaagtgggAACATCAAGCAGATACCGG GCCCAACGAAGGAACCACTTCTGGGAACTCATTGAGGAAAGAGAGAACAGCAACCCCTTTGACAACGATGAAGAGGAGGTTGTCACCTTTGAGCTGGGCGAGATGTTGCTTATGCTTTTGGCTGCAGGTGGGGACGACGAGCTGACAGACTCTGAGGACGAGTGGGACTTGTTTCACGATGAGCTGGAAGATTTTTATGACTTGGACCTATAG